One window from the genome of Carnobacteriaceae bacterium zg-84 encodes:
- a CDS encoding ABC transporter permease, translating into MLPSFTKVTQAFLSDFSLLQQHFQTTLYEALIGLFISTCLGVLLAFLMDYSTWIQHSLYPILVLSQTIPTISLAPLLVLWFGYGLMPKIILITLVCFFPMTMNVFTGLKSIDTDYLTLLTTMQATHWQKMKYVKIPFVLPAFFTGLKIATSYAVVGAVISEWLGGDSGLGVYMTRVRKSFAFDKMFAVILLTSIFSLLLVGIVTLIEKKVLHYQRKSGE; encoded by the coding sequence ATGTTGCCAAGTTTTACAAAAGTCACACAAGCATTTCTATCAGATTTTTCATTATTACAACAACATTTTCAAACAACATTATATGAAGCACTTATTGGATTGTTTATCAGTACATGTTTAGGTGTCCTATTAGCTTTCTTAATGGACTATTCAACATGGATACAGCATAGTTTATATCCAATATTAGTATTATCACAAACAATTCCTACAATTTCTCTAGCACCTTTACTCGTTTTATGGTTTGGGTATGGTTTAATGCCAAAAATTATTTTAATCACCCTCGTTTGTTTCTTTCCAATGACAATGAATGTCTTTACAGGACTAAAGTCGATTGATACCGATTATTTAACATTATTAACAACAATGCAAGCAACACACTGGCAAAAAATGAAATATGTCAAAATTCCATTTGTGTTACCTGCCTTTTTTACAGGATTGAAAATAGCAACGTCTTATGCGGTTGTAGGAGCTGTTATATCCGAATGGCTAGGTGGCGATAGCGGGTTAGGTGTATATATGACTCGAGTGAGAAAGTCATTTGCTTTTGATAAAATGTTTGCAGTTATTTTGTTAACAAGTATTTTCAGCTTGTTATTAGTTGGCATCGTGACACTCATTGAAAAGAAGGTGTTACACTATCAAAGAAAGAGTGGGGAATAG
- a CDS encoding DUF1637 domain-containing protein: MGNIANQAGVCFSFDTFKTVKKVLAKSEKIDRHNHIGHQIVFVIVKGSVTVLLDGQEEHLLTPGTVLTFNGEHTIEAEANEHSEIFVTLIKE; this comes from the coding sequence ATAGGAAACATAGCCAATCAAGCGGGTGTATGCTTTTCATTTGATACATTCAAAACAGTCAAAAAAGTATTGGCAAAATCAGAAAAAATTGATAGACATAACCATATCGGACATCAAATTGTTTTTGTTATTGTGAAAGGATCGGTTACGGTTTTACTAGACGGACAAGAAGAACATTTGTTGACTCCGGGTACAGTACTAACCTTTAATGGCGAACATACTATTGAAGCAGAAGCAAACGAACATTCTGAAATTTTTGTTACGTTAATAAAAGAATAA
- a CDS encoding IS30 family transposase, with protein MSKTNYNTKKQYKQLSLVERTKIETLLNEKKPIRYIAERLGRNVSTIYREIKRGSVNQIVNRNGIQRDELKYYAETSHYIYKAKQQNKYHHDLTEKFSQQFFKDLQQVVTEKYRTHSIDTFVHWYRQNHPNEKVPCTKTVYTFVHQGIIPIKPIDLPKMVSIRKRPKKENTKTYKKNMGTSIENRPDVANNRTEFGHWEIDLVLFKKTKNEALLLTLVERQTRYTIIRKMNDKTAQCVLRTLKNIFKQYRKSTFKSITSDNGSEFASLSELESTYLSIYYAHPYSSYERGTNENHNGQIREFLPKGKSINTVKKSTIRKIESCLNQKIRRKLGYRTPAELFLLRVD; from the coding sequence ATGTCTAAAACAAATTATAACACAAAAAAACAATATAAACAGCTATCATTGGTTGAACGTACAAAAATTGAAACGTTATTAAACGAAAAAAAGCCAATACGATATATCGCTGAACGACTCGGAAGAAATGTATCCACAATTTATAGAGAAATTAAACGAGGAAGCGTTAATCAAATTGTTAATCGAAATGGTATCCAACGTGACGAATTAAAATATTACGCTGAAACAAGCCATTACATCTATAAAGCTAAGCAACAAAATAAATATCATCATGATTTAACTGAAAAATTTAGTCAACAATTTTTCAAAGACTTACAACAGGTAGTTACTGAAAAATATAGAACCCATAGTATTGATACCTTTGTACATTGGTATCGGCAAAATCATCCTAATGAAAAAGTCCCTTGTACGAAAACGGTTTATACGTTTGTTCATCAAGGTATTATCCCTATCAAACCAATTGATTTACCCAAAATGGTAAGCATTAGAAAACGACCGAAAAAAGAGAACACCAAAACATACAAGAAAAATATGGGTACATCTATCGAAAATCGACCAGACGTAGCGAATAATCGTACAGAATTTGGACATTGGGAAATTGATTTAGTCTTATTTAAGAAGACAAAAAATGAAGCACTATTATTAACGTTAGTAGAACGACAAACACGTTATACAATTATACGTAAAATGAATGATAAAACAGCACAATGTGTCTTACGGACATTAAAGAATATTTTTAAACAATATAGGAAATCAACCTTCAAGAGTATTACATCTGATAATGGGTCAGAATTCGCCTCGTTATCTGAATTAGAATCGACATATTTAAGCATTTACTATGCACACCCTTATTCATCTTATGAGCGTGGTACTAACGAAAATCATAACGGACAGATACGGGAGTTTTTACCTAAGGGTAAATCTATCAATACCGTTAAAAAGTCAACTATTCGTAAAATAGAATCCTGCTTAAATCAGAAAATACGGCGTAAATTAGGTTATCGTACACCTGCAGAGTTATTTTTATTGCGGGTAGATTAA
- a CDS encoding LD-carboxypeptidase yields MFRTREILCTIKGDERIIKIIFNRVKNERDIKSIGICSPSYPGTFHYPKRYKRGIEFLKNKGFTVVEGNLTEKEGYRGEISGGARDRAEEFNQLIPHVDVIMTSIGGYNSNSILKYVDYELFEQKAPIFIGYSDTTALALALYKKTGCITYLSQSVISNFGEFEPFNELNYSYFKSMIFSKQRTVELQMSDIWTDDWINWENYERAKKVNKNEWIIFNEGEYSGTLIGGNLDTIIGIIGTEYMPEITEDTILLLEDVYTDLGRVYRNFTTLALHGVFDKIGGLIVSKFETIGEDSDVINDIINEFVGHRNIPILLNFDCGHTHPSCLIPIGSNITLKLN; encoded by the coding sequence TTGTTTAGAACACGAGAAATACTCTGCACTATAAAAGGAGATGAAAGAATTATTAAGATTATTTTCAATAGAGTAAAAAATGAAAGAGATATCAAATCAATTGGTATTTGTTCTCCATCTTATCCAGGAACGTTTCATTATCCAAAACGATATAAGAGAGGCATAGAATTTTTAAAAAATAAAGGTTTTACTGTAGTAGAAGGAAATTTAACCGAAAAAGAAGGCTATAGAGGTGAAATTTCTGGAGGAGCAAGAGACAGAGCTGAAGAATTTAATCAACTCATTCCTCATGTGGATGTCATCATGACTTCTATAGGAGGATATAATTCTAACTCTATATTGAAGTATGTAGACTATGAGTTATTTGAACAGAAAGCACCTATTTTTATTGGATATTCCGATACAACAGCACTTGCTTTAGCTCTATATAAAAAGACTGGATGTATAACTTACCTATCTCAGAGTGTCATCTCTAATTTTGGAGAGTTTGAACCATTTAATGAATTGAATTATTCTTATTTTAAATCAATGATTTTTAGTAAGCAAAGAACAGTAGAATTACAAATGTCAGATATTTGGACAGATGACTGGATAAATTGGGAAAACTATGAAAGAGCCAAAAAAGTAAATAAAAATGAGTGGATTATTTTCAATGAAGGTGAATATAGTGGTACATTGATTGGGGGGAATCTAGATACCATTATAGGAATAATAGGAACGGAGTATATGCCAGAAATAACAGAAGATACCATACTTTTGTTAGAAGATGTGTATACAGATTTAGGTAGGGTATATAGAAATTTCACAACGCTAGCATTACATGGTGTTTTTGATAAAATAGGCGGACTTATTGTCTCAAAATTTGAAACAATAGGAGAAGATAGTGATGTTATTAATGATATTATTAATGAATTTGTAGGGCATAGAAATATTCCTATTTTATTGAATTTTGATTGTGGTCATACCCATCCTAGTTGTTTAATACCTATTGGTAGTAACATTACGTTGAAGTTAAACTAA
- a CDS encoding methionine adenosyltransferase gives MTNHYKLFTSESVTEGHPDKIADQISDAILDAILAQDANARVACETSVTTGLVLVAGEISTNAYVDVQKIVRQTVNTIGYNKGEYGFDGNAIAVLTAIDEQSSDIAQGVNQALEAREGQMSDEEIEAIGAGDQGLMFGYANNETPDYLPMPIYLSHKLAKQLTDVRKNGTLSYLRPDGKTQVTVAYDENGKPAYVDTVVVSTQHSPEVTQEQIHEDIKKHVIDMIIPKEWLTDNTKYFINPTGRFVIGGPVGDAGLTGRKIIVDTYGGYARHGGGAFSGKDATKVDRSAAYAARYVAKNIVAAGLADKAEIQLAYAIGVAKPVSISVDTFGTGKVSEEVLVKAIEKNFDLRPAGIIKMLDLRRPIYKQTAAYGHFGRSDLDLPWEKLDRVEQLKNDVLKEVLK, from the coding sequence ATGACAAATCATTATAAATTATTTACATCTGAATCTGTAACGGAAGGGCATCCCGACAAAATTGCAGACCAAATTTCTGATGCAATTTTAGATGCGATTTTAGCACAAGATGCCAATGCACGTGTTGCTTGTGAAACAAGTGTCACAACAGGTTTAGTACTCGTAGCAGGAGAAATTTCTACAAATGCTTATGTTGACGTTCAAAAAATTGTGCGCCAAACAGTTAACACTATTGGATATAACAAAGGAGAATACGGTTTTGATGGAAATGCCATTGCTGTATTAACAGCTATTGACGAACAGTCATCAGACATTGCCCAAGGTGTTAACCAAGCTCTAGAAGCACGTGAAGGGCAAATGAGCGATGAAGAAATTGAAGCGATTGGTGCAGGGGATCAAGGGTTAATGTTTGGTTATGCCAATAATGAAACACCGGATTACTTACCAATGCCAATTTATCTATCACATAAACTCGCAAAACAATTAACAGATGTTAGAAAAAATGGCACATTATCTTATTTGCGTCCAGACGGTAAAACTCAAGTAACCGTTGCATACGATGAAAATGGAAAACCAGCTTATGTTGATACAGTTGTTGTGTCAACACAACATAGCCCAGAAGTTACCCAAGAACAAATTCATGAAGATATTAAAAAACATGTTATTGATATGATTATTCCAAAAGAATGGTTAACAGACAATACAAAGTATTTCATTAACCCAACAGGACGTTTTGTTATTGGAGGACCTGTCGGAGATGCTGGATTAACAGGCCGTAAAATCATCGTAGACACATACGGAGGTTATGCTCGTCATGGTGGTGGAGCATTCTCTGGAAAAGATGCAACAAAAGTAGACCGTTCTGCTGCGTATGCTGCTCGTTATGTTGCAAAAAATATTGTAGCTGCAGGATTGGCAGATAAAGCAGAAATCCAGTTAGCTTATGCTATTGGTGTCGCTAAACCTGTTTCTATTTCAGTAGATACTTTTGGAACTGGAAAAGTATCTGAAGAAGTTTTAGTAAAAGCAATCGAAAAAAACTTTGATTTACGTCCAGCCGGTATTATTAAAATGTTAGATTTACGCCGTCCTATTTACAAACAAACAGCTGCTTACGGACATTTTGGACGCTCTGACTTAGACTTGCCATGGGAAAAATTAGATAGAGTGGAACAATTAAAAAATGATGTTTTAAAAGAAGTTTTAAAATAG
- the coaD gene encoding pantetheine-phosphate adenylyltransferase, producing MEKIAIFSGSFDPITNGHLDILKRGLSLFDKIIVVVSTNEQKTYTFSSKERITLVKQVCQSLDNVYVIGHTKGLLIDVAKHYQAIAILRGVRQTADLLYEQTMSCYNQDIETVILLTKPEYSHISSSGVKTFYKLGGDIKAMVPPVVHHALRERLLIETLEMTE from the coding sequence ATGGAAAAAATAGCAATATTTTCAGGAAGTTTTGATCCAATTACCAATGGTCACTTAGATATTTTAAAAAGAGGACTTTCGTTATTTGATAAGATTATTGTTGTCGTATCAACAAATGAACAAAAAACATACACCTTTTCTTCAAAAGAACGTATCACACTCGTGAAACAAGTTTGTCAATCATTAGACAATGTATATGTTATTGGACATACAAAAGGATTACTTATTGATGTCGCTAAGCATTATCAAGCAATAGCTATTTTAAGAGGTGTACGCCAAACAGCAGATTTATTATATGAACAAACCATGTCTTGTTATAATCAAGATATCGAAACCGTCATTCTATTAACGAAACCAGAGTATTCTCACATTAGTTCAAGTGGCGTTAAAACATTTTATAAATTAGGTGGCGACATAAAAGCTATGGTGCCACCAGTTGTACATCATGCTTTACGTGAACGATTGCTTATAGAAACATTGGAGATGACAGAGTGA
- a CDS encoding class I SAM-dependent methyltransferase: MSFIITTSVETTNTLNQKAKHIAHIFDVTYFPRQKMTLKSLCQQFSHVLVVYKDKLMYTTSTSQFFFHPNTAIIRIKQQKEPLLELIGSAPKRVLDTTMGLASDSIVLSYFGYDVVALEDNPLIHFIIEDGLKTYDTHHTSINQAMKRINTHCIHSLDYLMQCNDKAFDIVYADPMFRYAIDESKNLEGLSSLANKETITTEWIEQAKRVAKEKVIIKAHYKDTLFETFGFTRLVRKHAQFHYGYIDVGYLE; encoded by the coding sequence ATGTCTTTTATTATTACAACTTCCGTTGAAACAACGAATACATTAAATCAAAAAGCTAAACATATTGCACACATATTTGATGTAACATATTTTCCTAGACAAAAAATGACCTTGAAATCGTTATGTCAACAATTTTCTCATGTACTCGTTGTTTATAAAGATAAACTCATGTATACCACATCAACATCACAGTTCTTTTTTCACCCAAATACAGCCATAATTCGCATTAAACAACAAAAAGAGCCTCTACTTGAGCTAATTGGAAGTGCTCCTAAACGTGTTTTAGATACGACAATGGGACTAGCTAGTGACAGTATTGTATTAAGCTATTTTGGCTACGATGTCGTTGCTTTGGAAGATAATCCACTCATCCATTTTATCATTGAGGATGGCTTAAAAACGTACGATACACATCATACATCTATTAACCAAGCAATGAAACGTATTAACACACATTGTATACACAGCTTAGATTACCTCATGCAGTGTAACGATAAGGCATTTGATATTGTATATGCCGATCCTATGTTTCGTTATGCGATTGATGAATCAAAAAATTTAGAAGGTTTAAGTTCTTTAGCGAATAAAGAAACCATAACAACTGAATGGATAGAACAAGCAAAACGTGTTGCTAAAGAAAAAGTGATTATAAAAGCGCATTACAAAGATACACTTTTTGAAACATTTGGTTTTACTCGACTTGTACGAAAGCATGCTCAATTTCATTATGGGTATATAGATGTTGGGTATTTGGAATAG
- a CDS encoding ISL3 family transposase: MSNITEILLQLKDKNITFDHENISECDIRHKKSLVLYGKLTYTPDCCPNCHATNGIVKNGTRQSQLSLCQISGLNAYLSLTKQRFYCKSCQSSFTAETPIVDKHCFITNRLKQKIMDTLTETISETYIAKQHNVSVHTVRRIVDKVASTLKVNHNTQLPHHLCFDEFKSVKSSDSAMSFIYCDALTHQLIDVVHDRKSSTLLDYFARYDTQTRKAVKTITIDMFRPYIQISKQVFPNAHIIIDPFHIVQALNRELTKHRVHVMKALHQNNRRLYNKMKRYWKLFLSNTDTLSSYPYHRFPLFDWMTHTQGIVDYLLEQVPELRATYDVVHQLRDALHNRDFDRFEEILIWAKQEAISPGLRRVLRTFKGYLPYIKNTFIYHHLTNGALEGINHKIKVLKRNAYGYRNFSHFRNRILLICKLYVPYTVPSTSLVA, encoded by the coding sequence ATGTCTAATATAACAGAAATCTTACTACAATTAAAGGATAAAAACATCACATTTGATCATGAAAACATATCAGAGTGTGACATTCGACATAAAAAATCATTGGTCTTATACGGTAAATTAACCTATACACCAGATTGTTGCCCAAATTGTCACGCAACCAATGGCATTGTAAAAAATGGGACACGTCAATCACAACTGTCTTTATGCCAAATTTCAGGACTAAACGCCTATTTATCACTCACTAAACAACGTTTTTATTGTAAATCCTGTCAATCATCATTTACAGCTGAAACACCTATTGTGGATAAGCATTGTTTTATCACAAACCGTTTAAAACAAAAGATAATGGACACTTTAACAGAAACCATTTCAGAAACCTACATCGCTAAACAACACAATGTATCTGTACATACGGTCAGACGTATTGTTGATAAAGTCGCCTCTACTTTAAAAGTAAATCACAACACACAATTACCTCATCATCTATGCTTTGATGAATTTAAGTCAGTAAAATCTTCTGATAGTGCCATGAGTTTTATCTATTGTGATGCACTGACTCATCAACTGATTGACGTTGTACACGACCGTAAATCCAGCACGCTATTAGACTACTTTGCTAGATACGATACCCAGACAAGAAAAGCTGTTAAAACAATTACGATTGATATGTTTCGCCCCTATATTCAGATATCCAAGCAAGTATTTCCTAACGCACATATCATTATCGACCCTTTTCATATTGTACAAGCATTAAATCGTGAGTTAACAAAACACAGAGTGCATGTAATGAAAGCTTTACATCAGAACAATCGCCGTTTATACAACAAAATGAAACGTTATTGGAAGTTGTTTTTAAGTAACACAGATACACTAAGTAGTTATCCTTATCACCGTTTTCCACTGTTTGATTGGATGACGCATACACAAGGGATAGTCGATTATTTATTGGAACAAGTCCCCGAACTACGGGCCACATACGATGTTGTTCATCAATTAAGAGATGCTTTACATAATAGAGATTTTGACCGATTTGAAGAAATACTCATATGGGCTAAACAGGAAGCTATTTCTCCTGGTTTACGTAGAGTATTAAGAACGTTCAAAGGGTATTTACCCTATATTAAAAACACCTTTATCTACCATCATTTGACTAACGGTGCACTTGAAGGAATCAATCATAAAATTAAGGTACTTAAGAGAAATGCCTATGGTTATCGTAACTTTTCACATTTTAGAAATCGTATTTTATTAATCTGTAAGTTATATGTACCATATACCGTACCATCTACTTCACTAGTTGCTTAA
- a CDS encoding ABC transporter ATP-binding protein, with product MHLLKINHISKHYGQQEVLKDIDFKVNEYDITCLLGKSGSGKTTLFNLIANIETADSGFIDYHQKAKRIAYMQQKDLLLPYQKIIDNVMMPMLIKGVKKEIAKERGINLLRQVGLEGVINKYPGQLSGGMRQRVAFVRTLMTESKLALLDEPFSALDAMTRLQLQQWYMDMAREYGLTTLLITHDIDEALLLANNIFVLKDGVIVFQKILPKDKTSYIKSTDFLNDKYELLHVIG from the coding sequence ATGCATTTATTGAAAATTAACCATATTTCAAAACATTATGGTCAACAAGAAGTTTTAAAAGATATTGATTTTAAAGTAAACGAATATGATATTACATGTTTGTTAGGGAAAAGTGGTAGTGGAAAAACAACTCTTTTTAATCTGATTGCCAATATAGAAACAGCAGATTCTGGTTTTATAGATTATCATCAAAAAGCCAAAAGAATTGCTTACATGCAGCAAAAAGATTTGTTATTGCCTTATCAAAAAATCATTGATAATGTGATGATGCCTATGTTAATTAAAGGCGTTAAAAAAGAAATTGCCAAAGAGAGAGGAATAAATTTATTACGGCAAGTAGGATTGGAAGGTGTCATCAATAAGTATCCAGGTCAGCTATCAGGAGGCATGCGTCAAAGAGTGGCGTTTGTTAGAACATTGATGACAGAATCCAAACTTGCCCTATTAGACGAACCATTCAGTGCGTTAGATGCTATGACACGCTTACAATTACAGCAATGGTATATGGATATGGCACGTGAGTATGGTTTGACGACTTTACTCATCACACACGATATTGACGAGGCTCTTTTATTAGCAAATAATATTTTTGTATTGAAAGACGGTGTTATTGTATTTCAAAAAATATTGCCAAAAGATAAAACGTCATACATTAAGAGCACTGACTTTTTAAATGATAAATATGAATTATTGCATGTGATTGGGTGA
- a CDS encoding YlbG family protein — MNEVKRRGLIVKVYSLRNLTGLKRFGHIYYTSKRMHYVAMYVNDEQIESVMEKINKLHFVRSVEMSYLPDIDMTFEHALEKSLEKTEELA, encoded by the coding sequence ATGAATGAAGTAAAAAGACGAGGACTTATCGTTAAAGTTTATTCATTGCGTAATTTAACCGGATTAAAACGTTTCGGTCATATTTATTATACATCAAAACGTATGCACTACGTTGCCATGTACGTCAACGACGAGCAAATAGAAAGCGTCATGGAAAAAATAAATAAATTACATTTTGTGCGATCTGTTGAAATGTCCTACTTACCAGATATTGATATGACATTTGAACATGCACTTGAAAAAAGTTTAGAGAAAACAGAAGAATTAGCTTAA
- the rlmH gene encoding 23S rRNA (pseudouridine(1915)-N(3))-methyltransferase RlmH → MNIKIIAVGKLKEKYLKQAIDEYSKRLGAYCKFDIIEVPDEKTPDNMSEKEKELVKQKEGDRILSKISEQDIVITLAIEGQLVTSETIAEKIEQYALHGKSRLSFIIGGSLGLSDDVKKRANELFSFGRITMPHQLIRVVLSEQIYRAYRIINNQAYHK, encoded by the coding sequence GTGAATATAAAAATTATTGCCGTGGGTAAACTTAAAGAAAAATATTTAAAACAAGCTATCGACGAATACAGCAAACGATTAGGAGCCTATTGTAAATTTGACATTATAGAAGTACCCGATGAAAAAACACCAGATAACATGAGTGAAAAAGAAAAAGAACTTGTAAAACAAAAAGAGGGCGACCGTATCCTATCTAAAATTAGTGAACAAGATATTGTCATCACTTTAGCCATAGAAGGACAATTAGTCACATCTGAAACGATTGCTGAAAAAATAGAACAGTATGCTCTTCATGGGAAAAGTCGGTTATCTTTTATTATAGGTGGCTCTCTTGGGTTAAGTGATGACGTCAAAAAAAGAGCTAATGAGCTTTTTTCATTTGGAAGAATTACAATGCCTCATCAACTCATACGTGTTGTATTAAGTGAACAAATTTATAGAGCATATCGAATTATCAATAATCAAGCGTATCATAAATAG
- a CDS encoding ABC transporter substrate-binding protein, which yields MKRMTKLLCACMVFILCACQQQKVEETKKEEALEKVTIVLDWTPNTNHTGIYVAKEKGYFKDAGLDVDIVQPGEDGAEITVASNKAAFGIGFQDSLIGSLVEGLPIKAIAAIVSHNTSGILSLKETGIDSPKKLEGKRYATWGLPLEQAMMKHIVEKDGGDSSKVNMIPTTVTDIVSALKTNIDAVWVFEGWDSIAAKQHGVDTNYLAFNQLNPVFDYYTPVLISNDETIKNKADMVKRFVQALSKGYTYSAEHPDDAATILLKAAPELDEKLVKESQKFLSTKYIDNGHKWGYIDSKRWNAFYQWVNEQKLLEKTLENNTGFTNAFIEN from the coding sequence ATGAAAAGAATGACAAAATTACTATGTGCATGTATGGTGTTTATATTGTGTGCATGCCAACAACAAAAAGTAGAAGAAACAAAAAAAGAAGAAGCATTAGAAAAAGTAACCATTGTATTGGACTGGACACCAAATACAAATCATACAGGTATTTATGTAGCAAAAGAAAAAGGTTATTTTAAAGACGCAGGTTTAGATGTTGATATTGTTCAACCTGGAGAAGACGGAGCAGAGATTACTGTCGCAAGTAATAAAGCAGCATTCGGTATTGGTTTCCAAGATTCTCTTATTGGAAGTTTAGTAGAGGGACTTCCAATTAAAGCTATTGCAGCTATTGTTTCTCATAATACATCAGGGATACTATCCTTGAAAGAAACGGGTATTGATAGTCCAAAAAAATTAGAAGGTAAACGCTATGCCACATGGGGATTGCCACTTGAACAAGCTATGATGAAACATATTGTTGAAAAAGATGGTGGAGATTCAAGTAAAGTCAACATGATTCCTACAACAGTGACAGATATTGTGTCTGCATTAAAAACAAATATAGACGCTGTTTGGGTATTTGAAGGTTGGGACAGTATTGCTGCAAAACAACACGGTGTTGATACAAATTATCTTGCTTTTAATCAATTAAATCCAGTCTTTGATTATTATACACCTGTACTGATTAGTAATGATGAAACAATCAAAAATAAAGCCGACATGGTAAAACGTTTTGTACAAGCTCTATCCAAAGGATATACATATAGTGCAGAGCATCCAGATGATGCAGCTACTATTTTATTAAAAGCAGCACCAGAATTAGACGAAAAATTAGTAAAAGAAAGTCAAAAATTTCTTTCTACGAAATATATTGATAATGGACATAAATGGGGCTATATCGACTCAAAAAGATGGAACGCTTTCTATCAGTGGGTAAATGAGCAAAAATTACTTGAAAAAACATTAGAAAATAATACAGGATTTACAAATGCATTTATTGAAAATTAA
- the rsmD gene encoding 16S rRNA (guanine(966)-N(2))-methyltransferase RsmD: MRIISGEYGGRHLKALAGDITRPTTDKVKESIFNIIGPYFDGGICLDLYGGSGGLSIEAVSRGMDFAILFEKDRKAQAIIQENIAITKEPEKFHLIKGDCKKLGYKFNKPVHLIFLDPPYKQQTIEQDLLKLIDQGIVTEDTLAVCETDKSIYLPTTIGCLSQWKRQEYGTIAVTFYHVITNDKE, encoded by the coding sequence ATGCGCATTATTTCTGGTGAATATGGTGGTAGACATCTCAAAGCATTAGCAGGCGATATTACAAGACCAACAACAGATAAAGTAAAAGAGTCTATATTCAATATTATCGGTCCTTATTTTGACGGTGGTATCTGTCTTGATTTATATGGTGGAAGTGGTGGTTTATCTATTGAAGCCGTATCTCGTGGTATGGATTTTGCGATATTATTTGAAAAAGATAGAAAAGCACAAGCCATTATTCAAGAAAATATCGCCATTACAAAAGAACCTGAAAAATTTCACTTAATAAAAGGAGATTGTAAAAAACTAGGGTATAAATTCAATAAACCTGTGCATCTTATTTTTTTAGATCCTCCTTATAAACAACAAACGATTGAACAAGATTTATTAAAGCTAATCGACCAAGGCATTGTAACAGAAGATACGCTTGCTGTTTGTGAAACGGACAAATCTATTTATTTACCAACTACTATTGGTTGTTTATCACAGTGGAAACGGCAAGAATATGGTACCATTGCTGTAACATTTTATCATGTTATCACGAATGACAAAGAGTAA
- a CDS encoding ATP-binding cassette domain-containing protein, whose translation MYQLENVNVSFGKTTILKNVSLAIQKHQLVTLVGKSGSGKSTLLKVLAGYLETSNGAIWLNQKNICVMKPEQRLLYCTDILSFVWQDFKLIKEMTVKHNILLPLFIHKKTLDKVYFKKIVSMLGIEHLLNKMPQEISGGEQQRCALARALITKPRVMIADEPTGALDSATSQKLVELIQLCLQEFVETVIIATHDTELANIGDMKLMIQDGQVLSI comes from the coding sequence ATGTATCAATTAGAAAATGTTAACGTTTCTTTTGGCAAAACAACAATTTTAAAAAATGTATCTTTGGCGATACAGAAACATCAACTTGTCACACTAGTTGGAAAAAGTGGTTCTGGAAAAAGCACACTTTTAAAAGTATTAGCCGGTTATTTAGAAACCTCAAATGGTGCCATTTGGTTAAATCAAAAAAATATATGTGTGATGAAACCAGAACAAAGACTTCTCTATTGTACAGATATTTTGTCATTTGTATGGCAAGATTTTAAGTTAATTAAAGAAATGACTGTAAAACATAATATTCTGTTACCTTTATTTATTCATAAAAAAACATTAGACAAAGTTTATTTCAAAAAAATAGTATCTATGCTTGGTATAGAACATTTATTAAACAAAATGCCTCAAGAGATTTCTGGAGGAGAACAGCAACGTTGTGCGTTGGCTAGAGCACTCATCACAAAACCACGTGTCATGATAGCTGATGAACCTACAGGAGCTTTAGATAGTGCCACATCCCAAAAATTAGTAGAACTTATACAATTATGTCTCCAAGAATTTGTCGAGACTGTTATTATTGCAACACATGATACAGAATTAGCTAATATAGGTGATATGAAACTAATGATTCAAGATGGGCAGGTGTTGTCTATATGA